A single region of the Solwaraspora sp. WMMD791 genome encodes:
- a CDS encoding LacI family DNA-binding transcriptional regulator, whose translation MAAQRPRRQPTLDEVAERAGVSRSAASRVINKAPHVSRATRDAVERAIKEMGYLPNRTARALATQQTGIVALAVSHDDPELFADPFFAQVIVGASAALEETDLHLLLCLASSGQGRSRLTNLLHTRGVDGIMLMALHGDDPLTHIVRRAGLPAVYGGRPLNFEPQWYVDSDNLGGARLATEHLIGLGRTRIVTITGALNTDVGRARHRGYREAMIMAGLTPYATAVGDFTETGGATAMKSLLDSHPDLDAVFAASDNTAAGAIRVLIDAGRSVPADVAVVGFDNLGIAERTDPPLTTVHQSVQALGKEMTRMLVELIAGHEPPSIILPTKLVLRESA comes from the coding sequence ATGGCAGCGCAGCGGCCTCGGCGGCAACCGACCCTCGACGAGGTGGCCGAACGCGCCGGCGTGTCACGTTCCGCCGCGTCCCGGGTCATCAACAAGGCACCTCATGTCAGCCGTGCCACCCGCGACGCTGTGGAGCGCGCCATCAAGGAGATGGGCTACCTACCCAACCGCACCGCCCGCGCCCTGGCGACCCAGCAGACGGGTATCGTCGCGCTCGCGGTCTCCCACGACGATCCTGAACTGTTCGCCGATCCGTTCTTCGCCCAGGTCATCGTCGGCGCGTCCGCAGCGCTCGAGGAGACCGACCTTCACCTGCTGCTGTGCCTTGCCAGCTCCGGGCAGGGCCGGTCTCGGCTGACCAACCTCCTGCACACACGCGGCGTCGACGGCATCATGCTGATGGCGCTGCACGGCGACGATCCGCTGACGCATATCGTGCGTCGGGCGGGCCTACCCGCGGTGTACGGCGGCCGGCCGTTGAACTTCGAACCACAGTGGTACGTCGACTCGGACAACCTCGGCGGCGCACGACTGGCCACCGAGCATCTCATCGGCCTCGGCCGCACCCGGATCGTCACGATCACCGGCGCCTTGAACACCGACGTCGGCCGTGCCCGCCACCGCGGCTACCGCGAGGCAATGATCATGGCGGGGCTTACCCCGTACGCGACGGCAGTGGGCGACTTCACCGAAACCGGCGGTGCCACGGCGATGAAGTCACTGCTCGACAGCCACCCCGACCTCGACGCCGTCTTCGCCGCCAGCGACAACACTGCGGCCGGTGCCATCCGCGTCCTCATCGACGCCGGCCGGTCCGTGCCAGCCGACGTGGCGGTGGTGGGCTTCGACAACCTCGGCATAGCCGAGCGTACCGATCCACCATTGACCACCGTGCACCAGTCAGTCCAGGCGCTCGGCAAGGAAATGACCCGGATGCTCGTCGAACTCATCGCGGGACACGAACCCCCCTCCATCATCCTGCCCACGAAGTTGGTGCTACGCGAATCGGCATGA
- a CDS encoding acyl-CoA dehydrogenase family protein, whose amino-acid sequence MQTAVPTREQLVQRATDLLPLLRRNAQWAEEHRRLPDETIEALADAGFFKLRTPLRYGGYECDTRTLVEVAAELGRGDGASSWTTSVYWIPTWMACQFPDEVQDEVFATPDVRICGTLSPSAMASPTAGGIVVDGKWGFVSGALHSHWQEIIAVLVDGDNEPMPVMALVPMSDLRVVDDWHTSGLRGTGSVSTVAEQVFVPAARVLPLGMVLQGGSASQRNAESVIYRPPLLPVAAASSVGTMLGLARAGQDIFLERLPERKITYTDYAHQADAPLTHLQLADATVRADEAEFHALRLADLVDTKAADGSDWTLLERARARAGVGAACRRARESVEILAGASGGTSIYSSVPMRRVLHDAQSVNLHALMNPDTNAELYGRVLAGLAPNTLYL is encoded by the coding sequence TTGCAGACCGCCGTTCCCACTCGCGAACAGCTCGTCCAGCGGGCCACCGATCTACTGCCGCTGCTGCGCCGCAACGCGCAGTGGGCCGAGGAGCACCGGCGGCTGCCCGACGAGACCATCGAGGCTCTGGCCGACGCGGGGTTCTTCAAGCTTCGCACCCCGCTGCGGTACGGCGGCTACGAGTGCGACACCCGCACTCTGGTGGAGGTGGCCGCCGAGCTGGGACGCGGCGATGGCGCCAGCTCCTGGACCACGTCGGTGTACTGGATTCCGACCTGGATGGCGTGTCAGTTCCCCGACGAGGTGCAGGACGAGGTCTTCGCCACCCCCGACGTGCGGATCTGTGGCACGCTCAGCCCGTCGGCGATGGCCAGCCCCACCGCCGGTGGCATCGTGGTCGACGGCAAGTGGGGCTTCGTCAGCGGCGCGCTGCACAGCCACTGGCAGGAGATCATCGCCGTGCTGGTCGACGGTGACAACGAACCGATGCCGGTCATGGCCCTGGTGCCGATGTCGGATCTGCGCGTGGTGGACGACTGGCACACGTCGGGTCTGCGGGGCACGGGGAGCGTCAGCACCGTCGCCGAGCAGGTCTTCGTCCCTGCCGCCCGGGTGCTGCCCCTCGGAATGGTCCTGCAGGGCGGTTCCGCCTCGCAGCGCAACGCCGAGTCGGTCATCTACCGGCCGCCGCTGCTGCCGGTGGCGGCAGCCTCGTCGGTGGGCACCATGCTCGGTCTGGCCCGGGCCGGTCAGGACATCTTCCTGGAGCGGTTGCCCGAACGGAAGATCACCTACACGGACTACGCCCATCAGGCTGACGCCCCGTTGACCCATCTGCAACTGGCCGACGCGACCGTCCGCGCCGACGAGGCTGAGTTCCACGCCCTGCGGCTGGCTGACCTGGTCGATACGAAGGCGGCTGACGGCAGTGACTGGACCCTGCTGGAACGGGCCCGCGCCCGGGCCGGCGTCGGTGCGGCCTGCCGCCGTGCCCGGGAGTCCGTGGAGATCCTCGCCGGAGCCTCCGGCGGGACGTCCATCTACAGCTCGGTGCCGATGCGGCGGGTCCTGCACGACGCGCAGTCGGTCAACCTGCACGCGCTGATGAACCCGGACACCAACGCCGAGTTGTACGGGCGGGTGCTGGCCGGTCTGGCACCCAACACGCTGTACCTCTGA
- a CDS encoding SAM-dependent methyltransferase: MSDTDPELASKLQVDVPHAARMWNYWMGGKDNFQADRDAGDAVAGVYPEIAVMARQSRRFLIRAVRFLAAEAGVRQFVDVGTGLPTMENTHEVAQSVAPESRTVYVDNDPLALVHARALLTSSGAGGAVTYVDADYHDPERILAGARSVLDLREPTAVLFMGVLGYEPDLDVVRSIVDHMMGAVASGSFLVLWDGTDTSPAVVRGAEKLTESGGAPYILRSPEQLAECFAGLAPVEPGLVPITQWRPDDPGAGHIDAYGAVARKP, translated from the coding sequence ATGTCCGACACCGACCCCGAACTCGCCTCGAAGCTCCAGGTCGACGTGCCGCATGCCGCGCGGATGTGGAACTACTGGATGGGCGGCAAGGACAACTTCCAGGCAGACCGGGACGCCGGTGACGCCGTGGCCGGCGTCTACCCGGAGATCGCGGTGATGGCCCGGCAGTCCCGGCGGTTCCTCATCCGCGCGGTGCGGTTCCTGGCGGCCGAGGCCGGTGTCCGGCAGTTCGTCGACGTCGGGACGGGGTTGCCGACGATGGAGAACACCCACGAGGTCGCCCAGAGCGTCGCGCCGGAGTCGCGGACCGTCTACGTCGACAACGACCCATTGGCACTGGTGCACGCCCGTGCCCTGCTGACCAGCTCGGGCGCTGGTGGCGCGGTCACCTACGTGGACGCCGACTATCACGACCCGGAGCGGATCCTCGCTGGCGCGCGGTCGGTGCTGGACCTGCGGGAGCCGACGGCGGTGCTGTTCATGGGGGTCCTGGGATACGAGCCCGATCTCGACGTCGTCCGATCCATCGTGGATCATATGATGGGCGCTGTCGCGTCGGGAAGCTTCCTCGTGTTGTGGGACGGCACCGACACCAGTCCTGCGGTCGTCCGGGGTGCCGAGAAGCTGACCGAGAGCGGGGGAGCGCCCTACATCCTGCGCAGTCCCGAGCAGCTCGCCGAGTGTTTCGCCGGTCTGGCCCCGGTCGAGCCGGGCCTGGTGCCGATCACCCAGTGGCGACCGGACGACCCGGGGGCCGGCCACATCGATGCCTACGGCGCGGTGGCCCGTAAGCCCTGA
- a CDS encoding glycoside hydrolase family 43 protein yields MPRAAARLGAIALAACLLFTSWTAVTPQRAAALDPFTGYLMVHFTGESANGEQIYLAHSTDGLRWTDLNNGGPVLLSTVGTRGVRDPVIIRSPAGDRYWIIATDLRIASGTSWNDAANRGSTSIVVWESTDLVNWSPPRLLNVAAGIAGAGNAWAPEAIWNPATGDYVIYWATNSSRDGVTKHRIWYVRTSDFRTVTSPQLYIDRGSGQGIIDTQIIEVPNSIGGYRYYRASADGHITIEASNSILGGWTTLGNLSHLGISNGTGGGNVVEGPMWAQFNGRNEWVLWLDQYATGRGYLPLTSTNLGSTRNFQTRSDHSMGGTRKRHGSILNLTAAEQSRVLARWGSTVPVNRIQSYNYPDRYVRHANFDVRIDATVSPAQDAQFRLVPGLAANSGYVSFESVNYPGHYLRHYGYDFVLAANDGTATFAADATFRQVAGLADAAWSSFQSYNYPQRHIRHYGYQLRLDPITDAAGRADATFRVTS; encoded by the coding sequence ATGCCACGAGCCGCCGCGCGGCTGGGCGCCATCGCCCTCGCCGCCTGCCTGCTGTTCACCTCCTGGACCGCCGTCACCCCCCAGCGGGCCGCCGCCCTCGACCCGTTCACCGGCTATCTCATGGTCCACTTCACCGGCGAGTCGGCCAACGGTGAGCAGATCTACCTGGCCCACAGCACCGACGGGCTGCGCTGGACAGACCTCAACAACGGCGGGCCGGTCCTGCTCTCCACGGTCGGAACCCGCGGGGTCCGTGACCCGGTGATCATCCGGTCGCCGGCCGGCGACCGGTACTGGATCATCGCCACCGATCTGCGGATCGCCAGCGGTACGTCGTGGAACGACGCGGCCAACCGGGGCAGCACGTCGATCGTCGTCTGGGAGTCGACCGACCTGGTCAACTGGTCGCCACCCCGGCTGCTCAACGTCGCCGCCGGCATCGCCGGTGCCGGTAACGCCTGGGCGCCCGAGGCCATCTGGAACCCGGCGACCGGCGACTACGTCATCTACTGGGCGACCAACTCGTCGCGCGACGGGGTGACCAAACACCGGATCTGGTACGTACGGACCAGCGACTTCCGCACCGTCACCAGCCCGCAGCTGTACATCGACCGGGGCAGCGGCCAGGGCATCATCGACACCCAGATCATCGAGGTGCCGAACAGCATCGGCGGGTACCGCTACTACCGGGCCTCGGCCGACGGGCACATCACGATCGAGGCGAGCAACTCGATCCTCGGCGGCTGGACGACCCTGGGCAACCTGTCCCACCTGGGCATCTCCAACGGCACCGGCGGCGGCAACGTCGTCGAGGGGCCGATGTGGGCGCAGTTCAACGGACGTAACGAGTGGGTGCTCTGGCTGGACCAGTACGCCACCGGCCGCGGCTACCTGCCGCTCACCTCGACCAACCTGGGCAGCACCCGCAACTTCCAGACCCGGTCGGACCACAGCATGGGCGGCACCCGCAAACGCCACGGTTCGATCCTCAACCTGACCGCCGCCGAGCAGTCCCGGGTGCTTGCCCGCTGGGGCTCCACCGTGCCGGTCAACCGGATCCAGTCGTACAACTATCCCGACCGCTACGTGCGGCACGCCAACTTCGACGTGCGCATCGACGCCACCGTCAGCCCCGCCCAGGACGCCCAGTTCCGGCTCGTGCCCGGTCTGGCGGCCAACTCCGGGTACGTGTCGTTCGAGTCGGTCAACTACCCGGGCCACTACCTGCGGCACTACGGCTACGACTTCGTCCTGGCCGCCAACGACGGCACCGCCACCTTCGCCGCGGACGCGACCTTCCGTCAGGTGGCCGGCCTGGCCGACGCCGCCTGGTCGTCGTTCCAGTCGTACAACTATCCGCAGCGGCACATCCGCCACTACGGCTACCAGCTGCGGCTCGACCCGATCACCGACGCCGCGGGCCGCGCCGACGCGACCTTCCGGGTGACGAGTTGA
- a CDS encoding nucleoside/nucleotide kinase family protein, producing the protein MLVELVAHARRLVPVDGRHVLGITGCPAAGKSTLALALAQELARHGDAVAAVPMDGFHLSDSALHQLGRRDRKGAIDTFDADGYLALLRRIRADRDRTIWAPGFARDLEQPIAGTIPVDPQVRLVVTEGNYLLAEDPPWPQIRAELVEVWYCHLDDDLRRDRLVRRHIEFGKSEQAARDWVRAVDDPNAALISSSRDRADLDIDMARIGPLGPTAG; encoded by the coding sequence ATGCTCGTTGAACTCGTCGCGCACGCGCGCCGGCTCGTGCCGGTCGACGGCCGGCACGTGCTGGGCATCACCGGCTGCCCCGCCGCCGGCAAATCGACCCTGGCCCTGGCGCTCGCCCAGGAACTGGCCCGGCACGGTGACGCCGTCGCCGCCGTCCCGATGGACGGGTTCCACCTGTCCGACTCCGCACTGCATCAGCTTGGCCGCCGGGACCGCAAGGGCGCCATCGACACCTTCGACGCGGACGGGTACCTGGCGCTGCTACGCCGCATCAGGGCCGACCGCGACCGGACCATCTGGGCTCCCGGCTTCGCCCGCGATCTGGAACAGCCGATCGCCGGCACCATCCCGGTCGACCCACAGGTACGGTTGGTGGTGACCGAAGGCAACTACCTGCTCGCCGAGGATCCGCCCTGGCCGCAGATCCGCGCCGAGCTGGTCGAGGTGTGGTACTGCCACCTCGACGACGACCTTCGTCGCGACCGGCTCGTCCGCCGGCACATCGAGTTCGGCAAGTCCGAGCAGGCCGCCCGCGACTGGGTGCGAGCCGTCGACGACCCGAACGCCGCGCTGATCAGCAGCAGTCGCGACCGGGCCGACCTGGACATCGACATGGCCAGAATCGGGCCGCTCGGCCCGACCGCCGGGTGA
- a CDS encoding family 43 glycosylhydrolase, protein MRHREVPVLSAMLCLALLASTGAPAVAAPLPTRAHSLESVNYPGRYVRHLDQAVRLEPVTPSSPTQARLDATFTVVSGLAAPDCYSLQTRGGLFLRHRDWLLRVDANTGDAAFRRDATFCPVAGSVAGSVALAAYNYPTHRIRHRDFALRLDAYQDTDIFRADSSFRLTSPLAPATNQGPAIPGLFADPHLTIFNGRYYLYPTTDGYAGWAAPYYQAFSSPDLVNWTAHGVILDHGPDVSWADDSAWAPAVAARDGRYYLYFSGGAASGDPVKHLGVAVADTPTGPFRDALGRPLIRGGQYSGQAIDPMVFTDDDGRSYLYWGQGAARVVPLGADMVSFDPAQVRLITPVGYNEAPFVFKRNDIYYFMWSENDTRSEDYRVAYATGPSPLGPWTARGVVLQKRLADGIKGTGHHSVVRILGTDTWRIAYHRFAVPAGNGTNREIVIDPLEFAADGTIRPVTPSR, encoded by the coding sequence ATGCGGCACCGTGAGGTTCCGGTCCTGTCGGCGATGCTCTGCCTCGCCCTGCTTGCCAGCACCGGAGCCCCGGCCGTCGCCGCGCCGCTGCCGACCAGGGCGCACTCCCTGGAATCGGTCAACTATCCTGGGCGGTACGTTCGCCACTTGGACCAGGCCGTCCGGCTCGAGCCGGTCACGCCCTCCAGCCCGACGCAGGCCCGGCTCGACGCCACCTTCACCGTCGTCAGCGGGCTGGCCGCCCCGGACTGCTACTCGCTGCAGACCCGCGGCGGACTGTTCCTGCGGCACCGCGACTGGCTGCTGCGGGTCGACGCCAACACCGGGGACGCCGCCTTCCGGCGCGACGCCACCTTCTGCCCGGTCGCCGGCTCAGTCGCCGGATCGGTCGCGCTCGCGGCGTACAACTATCCGACGCACCGGATCCGACACCGCGACTTCGCCCTGCGGCTCGACGCCTACCAGGACACCGACATCTTCCGGGCGGACAGCTCGTTCCGGCTCACCTCGCCGCTCGCGCCGGCGACCAACCAGGGGCCGGCGATCCCTGGACTCTTCGCCGACCCGCACCTGACGATCTTCAACGGCCGCTACTACCTGTATCCGACGACCGATGGCTACGCCGGCTGGGCCGCCCCGTACTACCAGGCGTTCTCTTCACCGGACCTGGTCAACTGGACCGCACACGGGGTGATCCTGGACCACGGTCCCGACGTGTCGTGGGCCGACGACTCCGCCTGGGCGCCGGCGGTCGCCGCCCGCGACGGCCGTTACTACCTCTACTTCTCCGGCGGTGCCGCCAGCGGCGACCCGGTCAAGCATCTGGGCGTCGCCGTCGCCGACACCCCGACCGGACCGTTCCGCGACGCGCTCGGCCGGCCGCTGATCCGGGGCGGCCAGTACTCCGGTCAGGCCATCGACCCGATGGTCTTCACCGACGACGACGGCCGTTCCTACCTGTACTGGGGACAAGGCGCCGCGCGGGTCGTCCCGCTCGGTGCCGACATGGTCTCGTTCGATCCGGCGCAGGTGCGCCTGATCACCCCTGTGGGCTACAACGAGGCCCCCTTCGTCTTCAAGCGCAACGACATCTACTACTTCATGTGGTCGGAGAACGACACCCGCAGCGAGGACTACCGGGTCGCGTACGCCACCGGTCCGTCGCCGCTCGGTCCGTGGACCGCCCGGGGCGTGGTGCTGCAGAAACGCCTCGCCGACGGGATCAAGGGCACCGGACACCACTCGGTGGTCCGGATCCTTGGCACCGACACCTGGCGGATCGCCTACCACCGGTTCGCCGTACCGGCCGGCAACGGCACCAACCGGGAGATCGTCATCGATCCGCTCGAGTTCGCCGCCGACGGCACCATTCGCCCGGTCACCCCCAGCCGCTGA
- a CDS encoding glycoside hydrolase family 6 protein, which produces MAVPAILLGAPAAHADPISQTSGFYVDPNSSPARWAAANPGDGRAAAIRAEIAQKPMARWFGNWSGDIGSAVRGYVGAADAVDKLPLLVAYNLPGRDACGGHSGGGAGSVAAYDSWIASFASAIGSRPAVVVLEPDSLGDFNCMSQAQINDRVGMLSRAVGQFRSKAPNTWAYIDAGNSGWVDARTMAQRLNMAGVANARGFALNVSNYFTTGENANYGNQVASALQMFGYRKPFVIDTSRNGNGSNGQWCNPSGRRIGTPSRMGGGAEMLLWIKTPGESDGNCGVGGGSSAGQFLPEVAYKMIYGY; this is translated from the coding sequence TTGGCGGTTCCCGCGATCCTGCTCGGTGCGCCAGCCGCGCACGCGGACCCGATCAGCCAGACCAGCGGCTTCTACGTCGACCCCAACTCGAGTCCGGCCAGGTGGGCGGCCGCGAACCCGGGCGACGGACGCGCCGCCGCCATCCGCGCGGAGATAGCGCAGAAGCCGATGGCCAGATGGTTCGGCAACTGGAGTGGTGACATCGGGAGTGCGGTCAGGGGCTATGTGGGAGCAGCGGACGCTGTCGACAAGCTGCCGCTGCTGGTGGCGTACAACCTCCCCGGCCGGGACGCGTGCGGCGGCCACTCCGGTGGTGGTGCCGGCAGCGTCGCCGCCTACGACTCATGGATCGCCTCCTTCGCCTCTGCCATCGGCAGTCGTCCTGCCGTGGTGGTCCTTGAGCCGGACTCCCTGGGCGACTTCAACTGCATGAGCCAGGCCCAGATCAACGACCGGGTGGGCATGCTCTCCCGCGCCGTCGGCCAATTCCGGTCCAAGGCGCCCAACACCTGGGCCTACATCGACGCCGGGAACTCCGGCTGGGTCGACGCTCGGACGATGGCGCAGCGGCTCAACATGGCCGGTGTAGCCAACGCGCGCGGTTTCGCCCTGAACGTGTCGAACTACTTCACCACCGGTGAGAACGCCAACTACGGCAATCAGGTCGCTTCCGCCCTGCAGATGTTCGGGTACCGCAAGCCGTTCGTGATCGATACCAGTCGCAACGGCAACGGATCCAACGGTCAGTGGTGTAACCCGAGTGGACGCAGGATCGGCACACCCAGCCGGATGGGCGGCGGCGCCGAAATGCTGCTGTGGATCAAGACGCCGGGTGAGTCCGACGGCAACTGCGGAGTCGGCGGCGGATCGAGCGCCGGTCAGTTCCTGCCCGAGGTGGCCTACAAGATGATCTACGGCTATTAG
- a CDS encoding DUF4139 domain-containing protein, translating into MDTTKVEAPVVGVTVYPDRARVTRRGGVRLAAGRHRVRVAPLPLGLRRDSVRVGGRGPATVLGVDVTTWRQARSSDAQVVGLEQRRRELADELAEVDDADGIEQQRGEFLAKLAERAGGTYARALAAGDATLSEVAEFTDAVAAQLADSRTRRRGLARRRTALTEEVAAVGRDLDAAQGKREPDRLAVEVIVAVDADDADVELELTYLVEGASWQPSYDLRLVDDTVTVTWFGVVNQSTGEDWPECELRLSTARPAATTGVAELSPWYLDRLQPAPPLAMSADMLARMPTPSGAAASSPTRSAAARPRLRESVAEVAQGVSAATYQPARPVAVPADGSAHRATIAVLELPARLDHVTTPVVTPEAHLRATVRNTSEHTLLPGPVAVFHDVDFVASARLPMWAPGEETELALGVDDRLRVERRLHRRAETKATLGSTRRREVEYRITVGNHTSRPATVEVRDQLPVSRDEAVVVRETVVVPPPVERTELGELSWRLSLAPGEGGEITLGFRVDLAKGVDVAGWRE; encoded by the coding sequence GTGGACACCACCAAGGTCGAGGCACCCGTCGTCGGCGTTACCGTCTATCCCGACCGGGCCCGGGTGACCCGGCGCGGCGGCGTCCGCCTGGCCGCCGGCCGCCACCGCGTACGGGTGGCTCCGCTCCCGCTCGGCCTGCGCCGGGACTCGGTCCGGGTCGGCGGTCGGGGCCCGGCCACCGTGCTCGGCGTGGACGTGACCACGTGGCGACAGGCCCGCAGCAGCGACGCGCAGGTCGTCGGCCTGGAGCAGCGCCGCCGTGAGCTGGCCGACGAGTTGGCCGAAGTCGACGACGCGGACGGCATCGAGCAGCAGCGTGGGGAGTTCCTGGCGAAGTTGGCCGAGCGGGCCGGTGGCACCTATGCCCGCGCGCTGGCCGCCGGCGACGCGACGCTGAGCGAAGTGGCCGAGTTCACCGACGCGGTAGCCGCTCAGCTCGCCGACTCGCGGACCCGTCGGCGGGGGCTGGCCCGCCGGCGCACCGCGCTGACGGAGGAAGTAGCCGCCGTCGGGCGGGACCTCGACGCCGCGCAGGGCAAGCGCGAGCCGGACCGGCTGGCAGTCGAGGTGATCGTGGCAGTGGACGCCGACGACGCCGACGTCGAACTTGAGTTGACCTATCTGGTGGAGGGGGCCAGCTGGCAGCCCTCCTACGACCTGCGGCTGGTCGATGACACCGTGACGGTCACCTGGTTCGGAGTGGTCAACCAGAGCACCGGCGAGGACTGGCCGGAGTGTGAACTTCGGCTCTCCACCGCGCGTCCGGCGGCGACGACGGGAGTGGCCGAGTTGTCGCCCTGGTATCTCGACCGGCTCCAGCCGGCGCCTCCGCTCGCGATGTCGGCGGACATGCTGGCCAGGATGCCGACACCGAGCGGGGCGGCGGCCAGCAGCCCGACCCGGTCCGCGGCGGCCCGTCCCCGGCTGCGGGAGAGCGTCGCCGAAGTCGCACAGGGGGTCAGCGCGGCCACCTACCAGCCAGCTCGACCGGTGGCGGTGCCGGCCGACGGCAGCGCGCACCGGGCCACCATCGCGGTGTTGGAACTGCCCGCCAGGCTGGACCACGTCACGACGCCGGTGGTCACCCCTGAGGCACACCTGCGCGCCACGGTACGCAACACCTCGGAGCACACGTTGTTGCCTGGGCCGGTTGCGGTGTTCCACGACGTCGACTTCGTCGCGTCCGCCAGGCTGCCGATGTGGGCGCCGGGTGAGGAGACCGAGTTGGCGCTGGGGGTGGACGACCGGCTACGCGTGGAGCGGAGACTGCATCGGCGGGCCGAGACCAAGGCGACGCTCGGCTCGACCCGGCGGCGTGAGGTGGAGTACCGGATCACCGTCGGCAACCACACGTCCCGCCCGGCGACCGTGGAGGTGCGCGATCAGCTTCCGGTGTCGCGTGACGAGGCGGTGGTGGTCCGGGAGACGGTCGTCGTGCCGCCGCCGGTCGAGCGTACGGAACTCGGTGAGTTGAGCTGGCGGCTGTCGCTCGCCCCGGGTGAGGGCGGTGAGATAACCCTGGGCTTCCGGGTGGATCTGGCCAAGGGGGTCGATGTGGCCGGCTGGCGCGAGTAG
- a CDS encoding endo-1,4-beta-xylanase — translation MDSSLRRRRKVFSVALPTAVLMLVGGAVAVQSSSPAAAAETTLRAAAARAGLFFGVAASPNRLYPIVGQEFNQLTAENDMKPDRIATSNGGLQNTGGADTLVNHAQSNGMLVRGHTLVWHSQAGALQGASQATLNTFIGNAINRWGNRIAYWDVVNEALEDNNTGRRRTQWPHSMNRDANGDGDFFDAGDTDVIRDSFIRARQVVQAGGLTTKLCINDYDVEGLTVQGGTPNRKSNALYEIVRNYRQYIDCVGFQAHFNDNPNSIITDDLQANIQRFADLGVEVHLSEVDIDDDLSNNDIGAGQAENYRKVVRACLNVAKCTGITVWGISDSESWRSSERGLLFTGGNGNYQKKAAYHAVLDELNRGRNVVTPPPTTVPPTTAPPTTPPPTTAPPTTAPPTTAPPTTVPPTTPPPNPSGCSATVSLNSWPGGFVATVRVTAGSSPINGWSVQLTLPSGATVTNAWNANRSGNSGTVRFSNVSYNGAVSAGQSTEFGFQGTGAATGMTPVCTA, via the coding sequence GTGGACAGCAGCCTGAGACGGCGTAGGAAAGTCTTCAGCGTCGCGTTGCCGACGGCGGTGTTGATGCTGGTCGGTGGAGCTGTCGCGGTCCAGTCCAGCAGTCCGGCCGCTGCGGCCGAGACGACGCTGCGGGCCGCAGCGGCAAGGGCCGGCTTGTTCTTCGGTGTCGCCGCCTCGCCCAACCGGCTCTACCCGATCGTCGGTCAGGAGTTCAACCAACTGACCGCCGAGAACGACATGAAGCCGGACCGGATCGCCACGTCGAACGGCGGCCTGCAGAACACCGGTGGCGCGGACACCCTGGTCAACCACGCCCAGAGCAACGGCATGCTGGTCCGTGGACACACGCTGGTGTGGCACTCGCAGGCCGGGGCGCTGCAGGGTGCCAGCCAGGCGACGCTGAACACGTTCATCGGCAACGCGATCAACCGCTGGGGCAACAGGATCGCCTACTGGGACGTCGTCAACGAGGCGCTGGAGGACAACAACACCGGCCGGCGCCGGACCCAGTGGCCGCACAGCATGAACCGGGACGCCAACGGCGACGGTGACTTCTTCGACGCCGGCGACACCGACGTCATCCGGGACTCGTTCATCCGGGCCAGACAGGTCGTGCAGGCCGGCGGGCTGACCACCAAGCTCTGCATCAACGACTACGACGTCGAGGGCCTGACGGTCCAGGGCGGTACCCCGAACCGCAAGTCCAACGCGCTGTACGAGATCGTCCGCAACTACCGGCAGTACATCGACTGCGTCGGGTTCCAGGCCCACTTCAACGACAACCCGAACAGCATCATCACCGACGACCTGCAGGCCAACATCCAGCGCTTCGCCGACCTCGGTGTCGAGGTGCACCTCTCCGAGGTGGACATCGACGACGACCTGAGCAACAACGACATCGGCGCGGGCCAGGCAGAAAACTACCGCAAGGTCGTCCGGGCCTGCCTGAACGTCGCCAAGTGCACCGGCATCACCGTCTGGGGCATCTCCGACAGCGAGTCGTGGCGCTCCTCGGAGCGGGGCCTGCTCTTCACCGGTGGCAACGGCAACTACCAGAAGAAGGCCGCGTACCACGCGGTCCTCGACGAGCTGAACAGGGGCCGTAACGTCGTCACTCCACCGCCGACGACCGTACCGCCGACCACGGCACCACCGACGACCCCGCCACCGACGACGGCACCGCCGACGACGGCACCGCCGACGACGGCGCCACCGACGACCGTACCGCCGACGACCCCGCCGCCGAACCCGTCTGGCTGCTCGGCCACCGTCTCGCTGAACTCCTGGCCCGGTGGCTTCGTCGCCACGGTGCGGGTCACCGCCGGAAGCTCGCCGATCAACGGGTGGAGCGTCCAACTGACCCTGCCGTCCGGGGCCACCGTGACCAACGCCTGGAACGCCAACCGCAGCGGCAACAGCGGCACAGTCCGGTTCAGCAACGTCAGCTACAACGGCGCGGTGAGCGCCGGCCAGTCCACCGAATTCGGTTTCCAAGGAACTGGAGCAGCGACCGGTATGACCCCGGTCTGCACCGCCTGA